The DNA sequence CAGCCCAAGAGCTGGAAAGCATTTCCTTGTTTATCATTTCTCTCTCTCAACCCTCTTCTACCTTCTGCAGTTCTAACATCATGTCTCTCTCGCACACATCTTTCTCCTTCTCCCCACGGAAGTGACATTCAATCTCATACAAAGTCTTCCCTTTTGTTTCTGGCAGTAAAAAGTACAAGAAAATCCCACAAATAGCGATGCAGATTCCATAAACACAAAATGTTCCGTTAATACCTATTTGTCTGAACGAAGTCGGTGCAGTTTTCACAACGACGAAGAACATAATAGAAAGGAACATTCCAGAAATACCACTGCCGATACTTCTGTACGCCAGGGGAAAGATTTCACCAGCGATCGCCCAGGGTATGGGTAAGATACCGAGGGTTTTgccaaaaatgtaaaatagtgTAGGCACGACGGGCGTCCATTTATATCCTTCTGGAATATATCCCAAGTCTCTTAGATAAAGAAGCAACGCAGCAGTCAAAAGGGAGACAACACTGATCACGATTCCTAGGAAAAGAACGGTTCTTCTCCGCAGCTTGTTGACAACAACACAAGCTATGACAGCTGTAATGAATCTAACGACGTCAACCATAAGCATACTTGTATATGCTTCTATAGTTCCACCAGAAACATCCTCCATCATGGGAACAGTATAAGACGGTACCACAGTCATTCCAGATATttggaataaaacaaacatgaaCATCATTATGACAGTTGGCTTATAAAATTCCGGTTTAGTAACCATCTGTCGGTAGAATGTAAACTGGGCCACTTTCGGTGTTAACTTCTTTTTCTGactgtttaataaaacttccaATTCTTTCTCTGAATCTTCATCGTCACCTCTGAACCATCTGAATGATTTACGACATTCGTTGTTCTTGCCTTTAGAAGCTAAGTATGGTGGAGTCTCTGGTGGTATAGAGATGAGAATGAGAGATACAACGTAGAAGCTTCCACAAGCGACTGCTGCGGTCCTCCAATAGAGGAGTGTGCCAAAGATGTGTGCAACCAGCATCCCGCTGGCGAAGGAGAAGGCGATGGTCGCGAGGAAGGCTCCTCGATACTTCGGTGAGGAGTACTCCGCGATGGTCACTGGTGCTGCTGCTGCTTGAAGACCCATAGCAAAACCCTGGAATAGAAAATGTAGgattataacaattttgatttatggAACTTAataatcttatctatatatataaaagaaagtcgtgttagttacactatttataactcaagaacggctgaatcgatttgactgaaaattggtgggcaggtagcttagaaccaggaaacggacataggataatttttaccccgttttccattttttattccgcgcggacggagtcgccggtaaaagctagtatatatataaaagaaagtcgtgttagttacactatttataactcaagatcggctgaatcgatttgactgaaaattggtgggcaggtagcttagaacctggaaatggacataggataatttttaccccgttttctattttttattccgcgcggacggagtcgccggtaaaagctagtatatatataaaagaaagtcgtgttagttacactatttataactcaagatcggctgaatcgatttgactgaaaattggtgggcaggtagcttagaacctggaaatggacataggataatttttaccccgttttctattttttattccgcgcggacggagtcgccggtaaaagctagtatatatataaaagaaagtcgtgttagttacactatttataactcaagatcggctgaatcgatttgactgaaaattggtgggcaggtagcttagaacctggaaatggacataggataatttttaccccgttttctattttttattccgcgcggacggagtcgcgggtaaaagctattatcaaataaaaatgtagattaGAATTAACACAGAAAGCAAATGAAGGAAAGATGGctctttttctatttctttttccttctaaagttttattgtaaGGAAAAGTAGATAAGTAGGTatacttttcatttaaatatttattcgacgtttttacggtgaaggaaaacatcctgtaacctgcacatatctgacaATAAACTCAAAGACATGTCAAGTCAACAAGCACGGCCAGCGCGGCTAAGTCAAGTCACGACCAAAGTTTAGTCATTCCATACTTAAGGTAtgctccgagctcctcagttAGGAGGATATTTAAAAGTCTTACAATGAAttcacattattatatatgcgaTGGACAATTCTTAATATCGCAAAGAAGTTGATTtcttcatcatcaacctgcccttatccctatggagggtcggcacagtatgtactcctccatacatctctatcagccatcatatctgaatttacccccttcttacgcatattctctttcacacaatccatccatactttcttcggtCTTCTTCTACCTTTATAGATCCACATTCGAAAAGATGTTGCATTTCTTGcctgatgataataattagGATCGTATTTACCTGCAAAGATCGACTAGCGAGTAGTGCAGCTGGTCCCTTAGCAGCCACCAGCAGTGCCCAACCCCCCATAGCAGGCAACGTGCTCAGCTGGTTGGTCAGCTTCCGGCCCAACTTCTGCAGGCTGAAAGGCGCCACCAAGATACCCGAGATCAGAGCCAGGCCGAGGATTGAAGCTGTAAATATTATGCTATAGTTTAGACTTCTTTTCCACTAAATAATTAAGCGTGTCTGTTAGTCGCGAGGCTTGGCgtgttgattttaatattattattcaaaacttATTCGTAGACGTAGACAATATCAAATTAGTCGAAAAAACTGTCTTAATACCAACTCGAGTTATCTTAAGAAAAGGTGCCAACGATTTTGTTGTGGGCCTAATATTAATGATAGTTTaaacaatcgccttcgtatcgtcatcgtcaaatATGTGATGACTAGCTCTCGCCggctactccgtccgcgcgggcggaattaaaaaaaaaacttaataagtaacctaagtgtttttCACgactatgttctgcatctgtgacaaatttcatcaagatccgttgagccgttacagagatatcttcaaacaaacaaacatctaaacattcgcatttataatattagtacgagtAAGATTAGTAGGAAATGTTTAGTGTAACGCCGTATAcgctgtacaaattttaatgctGAAGATACCATAGTGTTTTATGCCTCTATTTATCCAACGAGTAtattagaactaggagacggacagaggaacttttttattttgtgtgcattttttatttcggagtcgcgggtaaaagtttgtatatatatatataaaaatgcacacaaaataaaaaagttcctctgtccgtctcctagttctaagctacctccccatcaattttcagctaaatcagttcgaccgatcttgagttataaatagtgtaactaacacgactttcttttatatatatatatatagatgaaggtcgatgttttgtttatatttttaatgccacATATTGTCAACATGTCATTAGAGAAACATGACAGTATAACGTGACTTGTAATGATAcctaataatgataatatatgACCTCTTTGCATTGACATACTATAATGATATCTGACaaagtaatttcaaataactCTGTAATGATAGTGGAAGTAATTTGCTGAATTATACCCATTGGTTTTTACTGCTCAAACAtctatgtgtttttatataagtaaatcgGCAGATGAATCCCACGGTATTAAGATTAACATGTTCAATTTGGCACTGAAATTGTGAAAAATGTTCGGATATACGGTCAGGTAGGTCCTACCACTTAAACACGCCCGAAACATTTTTGCTGTTATCCTTAGAAGGAAACAACCCCTTTAAATCTCTTACACTCTAccttaaatacatatatcatcagcatcagctcattatacgtccccaccgaggggctcggagcctaccccaagtaaGGAGTAACTAGCCCTTAGCCAaacacgctggccaagtgcgggttggttgacttcacacatatcattgaatttcttctcagatatgtgcaggttgcaagataaatgtacaatgtacatatgtaaatcgaaactcgaaaaacatattggtacatgccgggattcgaacccaggacctgcagattgcaagtcaagtgcttaacccctgagccactgtCGCATACATATAtagtacatattaataaaattggagtgtctatATGTAACATCgatcgagaaaaaaaaaatacatttcgtACACGTGATGTTTTTGTCTTTCTGTACCTATGTATGTTCGAAAGGCTGAGTTTTTTTCGGGTAACCTCGATAACGGTTTAACCTATTTTGACGAGAAGGTAGCTTATCTCATGGACATATTGTAGGTTACTATTTTTCCGATTTTTTGCTGACAAAGTCGAATTCTCAGTCATTCCAGTGGTAACAAGAGTGGTACAGCTAACTGGAAATTGTATGTTTGATTGGTTACCTATCCAGGATTCGTGTTCTGGTGTGAGATGCATAGCGGAGTCGGGAAGACGGAGCTGTTGTAGTAGTACTCCGGGGTACGCGATGTTAGCGCCCGTACCAATCATGTACAACACCACGCCGCTCACTGCAACCATCTGCCGAATATAGtcgaataattaaattagtttctcACTTAATATCTaataacttactaatattataaactagcttttacccgcgacttcgttcgcgtggaataaataaaatgcacacaagataaaaaagttcctatgtccgtctcttagttctaagctacctccccatcaattttcagctaaatcagttcgaccgatcttgagttataaatagtgtaactaacacgactttcttttatatatataaatgcgaatgtttagatggatggatgtttgttagaaggtatatccagaacggctcaacggatcttcaaaattttacatagatgtagaacaaagtctagACTCTAGAAGAACGCACAGagtactaattaagtttttttttttaattccgcgcggacggagttgcggccGACAACTAGTATCTAGTAACTGGCACTATAATCACGTGTGTATTTGATTAATAAGCTTAAATTGAGATTTTTACGATTTCACGGCGATGGTTAACTAGCAGTTGACCGTGACTTCATCCGTGCTggattaaattatcaaatcgGTTTAAGTTTCCTAGCATATTCAATGCGAACAAacagtcaatattttttttttataatattagtatggactagtattaatattagtagagattttaattaatactaacCTGTCTAAAGAAGGGCGACATTTTCTGTCTTCGTGTTTCTGTTTTTACTATTCAGACTTCACCTTTTTTATCATCTTCCCTTCACTGGATCTGTAAAAGAAGAGATAGTTTTGTTAGGAagattaacaatataaatccATTGGCTTCAAAAACCTAAGAATCACataaataatcgaaaaatcTAATCTATCTTTTAGAGAGATATCAATTCATTTTGTATTCCAATACATTGAATATTCGGATTTCGGattcgatttatttttcgACCTTTAAAGATCTTAatctttataagaaataagattttcCTTTCTCTCCTTAATTCCCTTCTTTACGTTAATTACGTGAGCTAAAACATTAGTTTTTCACTAGTAATTTAAACGTTATTCCTATCGCCTTTCTAACCATGGAAGTTAGAAAGTTCAGAGGCGCAGCATTGGCACCTCTTCAATAGTTATTTGTCCCTTTTATGCACATGCttaatatatctatttatCCTTTTCACATGGTCGTCTAGAAACATCCAACTTTCATTTAGTCGCAGGTAAAATGCTGAgtctagatttatttaaatctaattagctctaaagaaaaaaaaatagactagagaacaaaaaaatgcttatt is a window from the Papilio machaon chromosome 23, ilPapMach1.1, whole genome shotgun sequence genome containing:
- the LOC106708052 gene encoding facilitated trehalose transporter Tret1 — translated: MSPFFRQMVAVSGVVLYMIGTGANIAYPGVLLQQLRLPDSAMHLTPEHESWIASILGLALISGILVAPFSLQKLGRKLTNQLSTLPAMGGWALLVAAKGPAALLASRSLQGFAMGLQAAAAPVTIAEYSSPKYRGAFLATIAFSFASGMLVAHIFGTLLYWRTAAVACGSFYVVSLILISIPPETPPYLASKGKNNECRKSFRWFRGDDEDSEKELEVLLNSQKKKLTPKVAQFTFYRQMVTKPEFYKPTVIMMFMFVLFQISGMTVVPSYTVPMMEDVSGGTIEAYTSMLMVDVVRFITAVIACVVVNKLRRRTVLFLGIVISVVSLLTAALLLYLRDLGYIPEGYKWTPVVPTLFYIFGKTLGILPIPWAIAGEIFPLAYRSIGSGISGMFLSIMFFVVVKTAPTSFRQIGINGTFCVYGICIAICGIFLYFLLPETKGKTLYEIECHFRGEKEKDVCERDMMLELQKVEEG